In Pelodiscus sinensis isolate JC-2024 chromosome 2, ASM4963464v1, whole genome shotgun sequence, the following proteins share a genomic window:
- the TXNL4A gene encoding thioredoxin-like protein 4A isoform X2 codes for MYELYDPCTVMFFFRNKHIMIDLGTGNNNKINWAMEDKQEMIDIIETVYRGARKGRGLVVSPKDYSTKYRY; via the exons ATGTATGAGTTATATGATCCCTGTACAGTAATGTTTTTCTTTAG GAATAAACACATCATGATTGATTTAGGTACAGGTAACAACAACAAGATTAACTGGGCGATGGAAGATAAGCAAGAAATGATCGACATTATAGAAACAGTTTATAGAGGAGCTCGTAAAGGTAGAGGTCTCGTGGTGTCGCCAAAAGACTATTCTACCAAATACAGATATTGA
- the TXNL4A gene encoding thioredoxin-like protein 4A isoform X1 has protein sequence MSYMLPHLHNGWQVDQAILSEEDRVVVIRFGHDWDPTCMKMDEVLYSIAEKVKNFAVIYLVDITEVPDFNKMYELYDPCTVMFFFRNKHIMIDLGTGNNNKINWAMEDKQEMIDIIETVYRGARKGRGLVVSPKDYSTKYRY, from the exons ATGTCGTATATGCTTCCTCACTTACACAATGGCTGGCAAGTAGACCAGGccattctttcagaagaagaccGTGTGGTGGTCATCCGGTTTGGACATGACTGGGATCCAACTTGTATGAAAATGGATGAAGTTTTATATAGTATTGCTGAGAAG GTAAAAAATTTTGCTGTTATTTATCTTGTGGATATTACAGAAGTACCTGACTTCAATAAGATGTATGAGTTATATGATCCCTGTACAGTAATGTTTTTCTTTAG GAATAAACACATCATGATTGATTTAGGTACAGGTAACAACAACAAGATTAACTGGGCGATGGAAGATAAGCAAGAAATGATCGACATTATAGAAACAGTTTATAGAGGAGCTCGTAAAGGTAGAGGTCTCGTGGTGTCGCCAAAAGACTATTCTACCAAATACAGATATTGA
- the LOC102453456 gene encoding putative 2-ketogluconate reductase isoform X1 yields MPQWRDPANHVMAKQEQPGLLIHEIGGVDGVLEGHVELLKKHFHLITMKEFLENKKRLNEKIRSVFIHECKPVIDRELLQSLPHLKVIANSGVGVDHLDLKLIASFGIKVTNTPHAVSDSTADIGMALMLASARRLVEGCQISVSPQTEHFAADWLGDEVTGATLGIIGMGSIGYKVAKRAKAFEMKILYHNRNQRKEEEEKAVGACYCEKMEDLLQQSDFVMLVVNLTPQTFRFIGKRELELMKPSATLINISRGAVVDQDALVEALQNGTIKAAALDVTYPEPLPRDHSLLKLKNIIITPHIGTATVQATRKMTEEAVANILAVLNGLTIPSEVIPI; encoded by the exons ATGCCCCAATGGAGAGATCCAGCGAATCAC GTCATGGCAAAGCAAGAACAGCCTGGACTTCTGATCCATGAAATAGGGGGTGTAGATGGTGTCCTGGAAGGGCATGTGGAGCTCTTGAAGAAACATTTTCATCTTATCACCATGAAGGAATTtcttgaaaacaaaaaaagactgaATGAAAAGATCAGATCTGTTTTTATACATGAGTGCAAACCAGTCATTGACCGGGAGCTCCTCCAGAGCCTGCCTCACTTAAAGGTGATTGCAAACTCTGGGGTAGGAGTGGATCACCTGGACTTGAAACTGATCGCTAGCTTTGGCATTAAAGTGACCAATACTCCACATGCTGTTTCTGACTCTACTGCAGATATTGGGATGGCCTTGATGCTAGCATCTGCCAGAAGGCTAGTGGAAG GCTGTCAGATTTCAGTTTCTCCACAAACTGAACATTTTGCTGCTGACTGGCTGGGAGATGAAGTCACGGGTGCTACTCTCGGTATCATCGGCATGGGCAGCATTGGGTATAAGGTAGCCAAGAGGGCCAAAGCTTTTGAAATGAAAATTCTGTATCACAACAGGAACCAGAG aaaagaagaagaggaaaaggcTGTTGGTGCCTGCTACTGTGAAAAGATGGAAGACTTGCTCCAGCAATCTGACTTCGTGATGCTGGTCGTGAACCTAACACCTCAAACATTCAGATTCATTGGGAAAAGGGAGTTAGAGCTGATGAAACCCTCTGCTACTctcattaatatcagcagag GTGCAGTAGTTGATCAGGATGCATTGGTGGAAGCTCTCCAAAATGGGACTATTAAGGCTGCAGCTTTGGATGTGACATACCCTGAACCTCTGCCAAG AGATCATTCATTATTAAAATTAAAGAACATTATCATAACTCCTCACATTGGAACTGCTACAGTCCAAGCCACTCGGAAGATGACAGAAGAAGCAGTAGCAAACATCCTGGCTGTTCTCAATGGTCTTACCATTCCTAGTGAAGTAATCCCTATATGA
- the LOC102453456 gene encoding putative 2-ketogluconate reductase isoform X2 — MAKQEQPGLLIHEIGGVDGVLEGHVELLKKHFHLITMKEFLENKKRLNEKIRSVFIHECKPVIDRELLQSLPHLKVIANSGVGVDHLDLKLIASFGIKVTNTPHAVSDSTADIGMALMLASARRLVEGCQISVSPQTEHFAADWLGDEVTGATLGIIGMGSIGYKVAKRAKAFEMKILYHNRNQRKEEEEKAVGACYCEKMEDLLQQSDFVMLVVNLTPQTFRFIGKRELELMKPSATLINISRGAVVDQDALVEALQNGTIKAAALDVTYPEPLPRDHSLLKLKNIIITPHIGTATVQATRKMTEEAVANILAVLNGLTIPSEVIPI, encoded by the exons ATGGCAAAGCAAGAACAGCCTGGACTTCTGATCCATGAAATAGGGGGTGTAGATGGTGTCCTGGAAGGGCATGTGGAGCTCTTGAAGAAACATTTTCATCTTATCACCATGAAGGAATTtcttgaaaacaaaaaaagactgaATGAAAAGATCAGATCTGTTTTTATACATGAGTGCAAACCAGTCATTGACCGGGAGCTCCTCCAGAGCCTGCCTCACTTAAAGGTGATTGCAAACTCTGGGGTAGGAGTGGATCACCTGGACTTGAAACTGATCGCTAGCTTTGGCATTAAAGTGACCAATACTCCACATGCTGTTTCTGACTCTACTGCAGATATTGGGATGGCCTTGATGCTAGCATCTGCCAGAAGGCTAGTGGAAG GCTGTCAGATTTCAGTTTCTCCACAAACTGAACATTTTGCTGCTGACTGGCTGGGAGATGAAGTCACGGGTGCTACTCTCGGTATCATCGGCATGGGCAGCATTGGGTATAAGGTAGCCAAGAGGGCCAAAGCTTTTGAAATGAAAATTCTGTATCACAACAGGAACCAGAG aaaagaagaagaggaaaaggcTGTTGGTGCCTGCTACTGTGAAAAGATGGAAGACTTGCTCCAGCAATCTGACTTCGTGATGCTGGTCGTGAACCTAACACCTCAAACATTCAGATTCATTGGGAAAAGGGAGTTAGAGCTGATGAAACCCTCTGCTACTctcattaatatcagcagag GTGCAGTAGTTGATCAGGATGCATTGGTGGAAGCTCTCCAAAATGGGACTATTAAGGCTGCAGCTTTGGATGTGACATACCCTGAACCTCTGCCAAG AGATCATTCATTATTAAAATTAAAGAACATTATCATAACTCCTCACATTGGAACTGCTACAGTCCAAGCCACTCGGAAGATGACAGAAGAAGCAGTAGCAAACATCCTGGCTGTTCTCAATGGTCTTACCATTCCTAGTGAAGTAATCCCTATATGA